One window from the genome of Myripristis murdjan chromosome 6, fMyrMur1.1, whole genome shotgun sequence encodes:
- the cav2 gene encoding caveolin-2, protein MGLEKEKSDTSIIMGEDEFNRSIEPILSKKGKIYTEPPDRDPNDINAHLKVGFEDVIAEPISTHSFDKVWIGSHAVFELVKYVFYRLLTTLLAVPMAFILGLVFGVLSCIHIWLVMPVIQSFMMALPSIQVVWRSVTDMFIAPLFHSMGKCLSSIHVENTQK, encoded by the exons ATGGGTCTCGAAAAGGAGAAGTCGGACACTAGTATAATTATGGGCGAGGATGAGTTCAACAGGTCGATAGAGCCCATTCTGTCGAAGAAAGGGAAGATCTACACAGAGCCCCCGGACCGGGATCCAAATGACATCAACGCGCACTTGAAG GTTGGCTTTGAGGATGTCATCGCAGAGCCCATCTCGACACACAGCTTCGACAAAGTGTGGATAGGAAGCCACGCCGTGTTTGAGCTGGTGAAATACGTCTTCTACCGCCTTCTCACCACGCTGCTGGCCGTGCCAATGGCCTTCATCCTAGGGCTGGTCTTCGGGGTGCTCAGCTGCATTCATATCTG GTTGGTGATGCCTGTGATCCAGAGCTTTATGATGGCCTTGCCCTCTATCCAGGTTGTATGGAGGAGTGTGACGGACATGTTCATAGCTCCGCTCTTCCACAGCATGGGCAAGTGTCTGTCctccattcatgttgaaaacacacagaagtaA